In Cucurbita pepo subsp. pepo cultivar mu-cu-16 chromosome LG04, ASM280686v2, whole genome shotgun sequence, the following are encoded in one genomic region:
- the LOC111792986 gene encoding uncharacterized protein LOC111792986: MESIAAAISMSVEEEGDWELFNDDGFVYKRKRRRLDPAEAVAARSSVAQAADLEAEENRRRERRRMTLLKVRAKYQREIEQWEVLSNNLRAMEERTRKLREQSRREGEEGMALFLEASSLNSVQEKELSCASMVEDLLSQVEGQEAIIRNVSKLCDIAEALCKTEADQLKQCLIDLPIWASPRELMASLCDE; the protein is encoded by the exons ATGGAGTCGATTGCTGCAGCCATATCTATGTctgtagaagaagaaggggatTGGGAGCTCTTCAATGACGATGGCTTTGTCTACAAGCGGAAGAGGCGCCGGCTGGACCCGGCGGAAGCCGTTGCAGCTCGCTCGTCGGTGGCTCAGGCGGCGGACCTTGAGGCAGAGGAGAATCGGCGCCGAGAGCGCAGGAGGATGACGTTGTTGAAGGTTAGAGCCAAGTACCAGAGAGAGATTGAACAGTGGGAGGTTTTGTCGAACAACTTGCGGGCAATGGAGGAGAGGACTCGGAAGCTGCGGGAACAGTCCCGGCGGGAAGGGGAAGAAGGAATGGCGTTGTTTCTGGAGGCTTCGTCGTTGAACTCGGTTCAGGAGAAGGAGCTGTCTTGCGCGTCAATGGTGGAGGATCTTCTCTCTCAG GTGGAAGGTCAGGAAGCCATCATTCGTAATGTTTCAAAGCTTTGTGATATCGCTGAAGCATTGTGCAAAACGGAAGCAGACCAATTGAAACAGTGTCTAATCGATCTTCCAATTTGGGCATCACCTCGTGAACTCATGGCCTCACTATGTGATGAATAA
- the LOC111793955 gene encoding ras-related protein RABB1b → MSYDYLFKYIIIGDTGVGKSCLLLQFTDKRFQPVHDLTIGVEFGARMVTIDGRPVKLQIWDTAGQESFRSITRSYYRGAAGALLVYDITRRETFNHLASWLEDARQHANPNMSIMLVGNKADLAHRRAVSKEEGEQFAKENGLLFLEASARTAQNVEEAFIKTAAKILQNIQEGVFDVSNESSGIKVGYGRPQGPSGSRDGTVAQRGGCCS, encoded by the exons ATGTCGTACGATTACCTCTTCAAGTACATCATCATCGGCGATACGG GTGTGGGGAAATCTTGCTTGTTGTTGCAATTCACGGACAAGAGGTTTCAGCCTGTGCACGATCTAACTATTGGCGTTGAGTTTGGTGCTCGCATGGTCACCATCGATGGCCGACCTGTTAAGCTTCAGATATGGGATACT GCTGGGCAAGAATCATTCAGATCAATCACAAGATCTTACTACAGAGGAGCAGCTGGTGCTCTCTTAGTTTATGACATTACCAG GAGGGAGACATTCAATCACTTGGCAAGCTGGTTGGAGGACGCTCGGCAACATGCAAATCCCAACATGTCAATTATGCTTGTAGGGAACAAGGCTGATCTCGCTCATCGAAGAGCTGTAAGCAAGGAAGAGGGAGAACAAtttgcaaaagaaaatgggCTCTTATTCTTAGAGGCATCTGCTAGAACGGCTCAAAATGTTGAGGAG GCATTCATAAAGACTGCAGctaaaatacttcaaaatattcaagaaGGTGTCTTTGATGTATCCAATGAG TCATCTGGTATCAAGGTCGGTTACGGGCGCCCTCAAGGGCCATCGGGGTCAAGGGATGGAACAGTTGCACAGAGAGGTGGATGCTGTAGCTAA
- the LOC111793896 gene encoding pentatricopeptide repeat-containing protein At4g35850, mitochondrial has protein sequence MKLLQSVTGHSRSLVRLLGQRRSFAVSTEEYSKRNYADNVSEYNTVIGSITAQRRYFLLKDVYDDMMLDGVQPTMDVFHSLITGSMKGARFQDAFFFRDEMKAMGLIPDVTLYNMLISLCGKCNNSEEAVRILDEMRRYEVKPHSQTYICLLNACAVAGRLDRVYTIVRDMTAAGLGLNKYCYTGLIAAHMNKKPVADDFATKVVEFVERSKEWLSVDASSATAENVMMGVSEEELYNIPTAEYVHRRGGFLNRQLTIYHVALHACANLKNVEVMETILDMLKKDGKTPDVFIVIQVMRCYLHAGDIDRGLKAFEEHLNSGGPPAAELYATLVEGAMIGYTPKGMQLAQETLVNMNSRGFFLNPKLGSDLLLAAAGEKTGGYTTANYIWDLLQARKITPSFPAVEAYYNGLKEREIPEDDPRLLLVSQTYSNLRVRSGGRGPGRS, from the exons ATGAAGCTCCTTCAATCTGTCACCG GTCACAGCCGCTCGCTTGTTCGTCTTCTTGGACAGCGTCGATCCTTTGCTGTGTCTACTGAAGAGTACAGTAAAAGGAATTACGCCGACAACGTCTCCGAGTACAACACTGTAATTGGCTCCATCACTGCTCAGAGAAG GTATTTCTTGTTGAAGGATGtgtatgatgatatgatgttgGATGGAGTGCAGCCTACAATGGACGTTTTCCATTCGCTGATTACTGGATCCATGAAAGGCGCTCGTTTCCAAGATGCATTTTTCTTCAGAGATGAAATGAAGGCCATGGGGTTGATTCCTGAT GTTACTCTGTATAACATGCTGATCTCATTATGTGGTAAATGCAACAACTCTGAAGAGGCTGTCCGG ATCTTAGATGAGATGAGGAGATATGAAGTGAAGCCACATTCACAGACATACATCTGCCTACTTAATGCCTGTGCAGTTGCTGGTAGATTGGATCGCGT GTATACAATTGTCAGAGATATGACTGCTGCTGGCCTTGGCTTAAACAAGTACTGCTATACTGGACTTATAGCTGCACATATGAACAAGAAACCTGTGGCTGATGATTTTGCTACTAAA GTTGTTGAATTTGTTGAACGGTCGAAGGAATGGTTATCAGTTGATGCTTCAAGTGCAACGGCTGAAAATGTGATGATGGGTGTTTCAGAAGAGGAACTGTACAATATTCCAACTGCGGAATATGTTCATAGGCGTGGAGGTTTTTTGAACAGACAATTGACTATTTATCATGTTGCTTTGCATGCCTGTGCGAATCTCAAGAATGTAGAG GTGATGGAGACCATACTGGACATGTTAAAGAAGGATGGAAAAACTCCCGATGTTTTCATAGTGATACAAGTCATGAG ATGCTATCTACATGCTGGAGATATTGATCGTGGTCTTAAAGCTTTTGAGGAGCACTTGAATTCTGGGGGTCCTCCAGCAGCAGAACTCTATGCA ACGCTTGTTGAGGGAGCCATGATTGGTTATACGCCAAAGGGAATGCAATTGGCTCAAGAAACACTG GTAAATATGAATTCCAGGGGCTTCTTCTTGAACCCCAAATTAGGGAGTGACCTCCTCCTTGCAGCAGCGGGAGAGAAG ACCGGTGGGTATACGACTGCAAATTATATATGGGATCTCTTGCAAGCTCGAAAGATAACTCCTTCATTTCCAGCAGTGGAAGCTTATTACAATGGATTGAAG GAACGTGAGATTCCTGAAGATGATCCTAGGCTTTTATTAGTTTCTCAAACCTACAGCAATCTTCGGGTTAGATCTGGTGGCAGAGGACCTGGCCGATCataa
- the LOC111792984 gene encoding uncharacterized protein LOC111792984: protein MSSLDIDGILVNTKELDRLRKEQEVVVLEINKMHKKLLATPKVVEKPGDNSLSKLKHLYTQAKQLSEDEVSVSTTLLGQLETLLPAGPPGQPRRRIEKAKRMKADPDNARLSPAMRNLEACANLKDEQVAARVTPDGAEKDEWFIVKVMHFDKETKLFEVLDEEPGDEDEGGGQRKYKLPMSAIIPFPKRNDPSTVPEFLPGRRVLAVYPGTTALYRATVVNGHRKRKTDDYLLEFDDDEEDGSSTLPQRTVPFHKVVALPEGLRQ from the exons ATGTCGTCGCTCGACATTGACGGGATTTTGGTTAACACGAAGGAGCTCGATCGGCTCCGGAAGGAGCAGGAGGTTGTTGTTCTCGAGATTAACAAGATGCACAAGAAACTCCTCGCCA CTCCGAAGGTGGTTGAGAAGCCTGGGGATAATTCATTGTCAAAACTGAAGCATTTATATACTCAAGCAAAACAGCTTTCAGAGGATGAAGTGAG cgtttccacaaccttattgGGCCAACTTGAAACTTTGCTACCCGCTGGACCTCCTGGGCAACCAAGGAGAAGGATAG AGAAAGCGAAGAGAATGAAGGCAGATCCAGATAATGCTCGGCTTTCACCTGCCATGAGAAACCTTGAGGCTTGTGCTAATCTGAAGGATGAACAG GTGGCAGCCAGGGTGACACCAGATGGGGCTGAGAAGGATGAATGGTTTATTGTAAAAGTGATGCACTTCGATAAGGAGACAAAACT ATTTGAAGTACTAGATGAAGAGCCAGgcgatgaagatgaaggtgGAGGGCAGAG AAAATACAAGTTACCAATGTCAGCCATCATTCCTTTTCCAAAACGAAATGATCCTTCTACTGTCCCTGAATTCCTACCtggaagacgcgttttagctGTTTATCCAGGAACAACCGCTCTTTATAGGGCAACGGTTGTCAACGGTCATCGCAAG AGGAAGACAGATGA TTACTTGTTGGAATTTGACGACGACGAGGAAGACGGGTCGTCGACGTTGCCCCAGAGAACAGTACCCTTTCATAAGGTGGTGGCCTTGCCTGAAGGACTTCGCCAGTAA